A portion of the Fusobacterium nucleatum genome contains these proteins:
- a CDS encoding ABC transporter substrate-binding protein, whose translation MKKILFSFLLLSSLCFAKVPQRAVSAAHFSTEILLSIGAEKQMVGTAYPDNEILPSLKEKYDKIPVLSMKNPTKEQFYAVKPDFLTGWDSTVLDKNLGPIKELEKNGVQVYIMKSLHSSDINLVFEDILTYGKIFNLENNAKKVVGKMKSDLAAVQKQLPKNKVKVFTYDSGDKAPFVVGGDSIGNTIITLAGGDNIFKDIKKAWADGNWEKVLVENPDIIVIIDYGDQSAESKIKFLKEKSPIKDLKAVKNNKFVVIELADITTGVRNVDAIKKLAKAFHNITIK comes from the coding sequence ATGAAAAAAATTTTATTTAGCTTTTTATTATTAAGTTCATTATGTTTTGCAAAAGTTCCTCAAAGAGCTGTTTCTGCTGCACATTTTAGTACAGAAATTCTTTTAAGTATTGGAGCAGAGAAACAAATGGTTGGAACTGCTTATCCAGATAATGAAATATTACCATCATTAAAAGAAAAATATGATAAAATTCCAGTTTTATCTATGAAAAATCCAACAAAAGAGCAATTCTATGCTGTTAAACCTGATTTTTTAACAGGTTGGGATTCAACTGTTTTAGATAAAAATTTAGGTCCTATAAAAGAATTAGAAAAAAATGGTGTTCAAGTTTACATAATGAAATCTCTACATAGTAGTGATATAAATCTTGTTTTTGAAGATATTTTAACTTATGGAAAAATATTTAACTTAGAAAATAATGCCAAAAAAGTTGTTGGTAAAATGAAATCTGATTTAGCTGCTGTACAAAAACAGCTACCTAAAAATAAAGTAAAAGTATTTACTTATGATAGCGGGGATAAGGCTCCTTTTGTTGTTGGTGGAGATAGTATAGGAAATACTATTATTACTTTAGCAGGTGGAGATAATATATTTAAAGACATAAAAAAAGCATGGGCTGATGGCAATTGGGAAAAAGTATTAGTTGAAAATCCAGATATCATTGTTATTATTGACTATGGTGATCAATCAGCAGAAAGTAAAATAAAATTTTTAAAGGAAAAATCTCCTATAAAAGATTTGAAAGCTGTCAAAAATAATAAATTTGTTGTAATTGAACTTGCTGATATAACAACAGGGGTTAGAAATGTAGATGCTATTAAAAAATTAGCAAAGGCTTTTCATAACATAACTATCAAATAA